The following coding sequences lie in one Arachis hypogaea cultivar Tifrunner chromosome 9, arahy.Tifrunner.gnm2.J5K5, whole genome shotgun sequence genomic window:
- the LOC112710631 gene encoding uncharacterized protein isoform X2 gives MAEKKLELFRAGMNPTSIYANDCSLEQIVVKEGSSSSISSSIITTKKTPSKEKDNNKHEAAAAASQFSYTSLYNSSSSAATTTFKKPRIADSSLLNQQDFAAGKLMNFSAFLRPSMLSQNNSVSREADNNKEEPFPEKQLKSVSNNNKRKVVDNGFCNEPLIEYSSVCSLGASTNNTHIYSRKQDLHDSTYLSENDEDIEDVTKDIKNARREGNNGVRRSRNAETHNLYERRRDKINKKLRVLKDLIPNCNKVDKASLLDDAIEYLKALKLHLQIMTMGTGLCMPPMMLPTSSPTQQLQQQLMGLRPGINIPCNMAQFNSIPPLPNGVGMFGFPNQFLPVIPPNPMSHAPFTTTTTHPMLGNNNNNKANNLCTQPPLLQTTNNISALK, from the exons atgGCTGAGAAGAAGCTTGAACTCTTTCGTGCTGGGATGAACCCAACCTCCAT ttACGCGAATGATTGTTCTTTGGAGCAAATTGTGGTGAAAGAAGGATCATCGTCAAGTATAAGTAGTAGTATCATAACAACGAAGAAGACACcctcaaaagaaaaagataataataaacacGAAGCGGCAGCAGCAGCATCACAATTCTCATACACATCTTTGTATAATTCATCATCGTCAGCAGCAACAACTACTTTCAAGAAACCAAGAATAGCAGACTCATCATTATTAAACCAACAAGACTTTGCAGCAGGAAAGCTCATGAATTTCTCCGCTTTTTTAAGACCTTCAATGCTTAGTCAGAATAATTCTGTTTCACGTGAGGCTGATAACAACAAAGAGGAACCGTTTCCTGAAAAGCAGTTAAAATCtgttagtaataataataagaggAAAGTGGTGGATAACGGCTTCTGTAACGAACCCTTGATAGAATATTCGTCTGTGTGTTCGCTTGGAGCGTCAACAAACAATACACACATTTATAGCCGGAAACAAGACCTCCATGACTCCACCTACTTAAGCGAG AATGATGAAGACATAGAAGATGTTACGAAGGATATTAAGAATGCTCGGCGGGAGGGCAATAATGGAGTCAGAAGAAGCAGGAATGCTGAGACTCATAATTTATATGAAAGG CGAAGAGACAAGATCAACAAGAAACTGCGCGTACTGAAAGATCTCATACCCAATTGTAATAAG GTAGACAAGGCTTCACTGCTTGATGATGCCATTGAATATCTTAAGGCCTTAAAACTTCATTTACAG atTATGACAATGGGAACCGGGCTATGCATGCCTCCAATGATGCTACCTACATCTTCTCCAACCCAGCAATTACAACAACAGTTAATGGGTTTGAGGCCTGGAATTAACATCCCTTGCAACATGGCTCAGTTCAATAGTATTCCACCACTACCTAATGGAGTTGGCATGTTTGGTTTCCCTAACCAATTCTTACCCGTCATTCCGCCAAATCCAATGTCTCATGCACCTttcactactactactactcatcCCATGcttggaaataataataataataaggctaACAATCTTTGTACACAACCGCCACTACTTCAAACAACCAATAATATCTCAGCTCTAAAGTAG
- the LOC112710631 gene encoding uncharacterized protein isoform X1: MAEKKLELFRAGMNPTSIYANDCSLEQIVVKEGSSSSISSSIITTKKTPSKEKDNNKHEAAAAASQFSYTSLYNSSSSAATTTFKKPRIADSSLLNQQDFAAGKLMNFSAFLRPSMLSQNNSVSREADNNKEEPFPEKQLKSVSNNNKRKVVDNGFCNEPLIEYSSVCSLGASTNNTHIYSRKQDLHDSTYLSENDEDIEDVTKDIKNARREGNNGVRRSRNAETHNLYERQRRDKINKKLRVLKDLIPNCNKVDKASLLDDAIEYLKALKLHLQIMTMGTGLCMPPMMLPTSSPTQQLQQQLMGLRPGINIPCNMAQFNSIPPLPNGVGMFGFPNQFLPVIPPNPMSHAPFTTTTTHPMLGNNNNNKANNLCTQPPLLQTTNNISALK; encoded by the exons atgGCTGAGAAGAAGCTTGAACTCTTTCGTGCTGGGATGAACCCAACCTCCAT ttACGCGAATGATTGTTCTTTGGAGCAAATTGTGGTGAAAGAAGGATCATCGTCAAGTATAAGTAGTAGTATCATAACAACGAAGAAGACACcctcaaaagaaaaagataataataaacacGAAGCGGCAGCAGCAGCATCACAATTCTCATACACATCTTTGTATAATTCATCATCGTCAGCAGCAACAACTACTTTCAAGAAACCAAGAATAGCAGACTCATCATTATTAAACCAACAAGACTTTGCAGCAGGAAAGCTCATGAATTTCTCCGCTTTTTTAAGACCTTCAATGCTTAGTCAGAATAATTCTGTTTCACGTGAGGCTGATAACAACAAAGAGGAACCGTTTCCTGAAAAGCAGTTAAAATCtgttagtaataataataagaggAAAGTGGTGGATAACGGCTTCTGTAACGAACCCTTGATAGAATATTCGTCTGTGTGTTCGCTTGGAGCGTCAACAAACAATACACACATTTATAGCCGGAAACAAGACCTCCATGACTCCACCTACTTAAGCGAG AATGATGAAGACATAGAAGATGTTACGAAGGATATTAAGAATGCTCGGCGGGAGGGCAATAATGGAGTCAGAAGAAGCAGGAATGCTGAGACTCATAATTTATATGAAAGG CAGCGAAGAGACAAGATCAACAAGAAACTGCGCGTACTGAAAGATCTCATACCCAATTGTAATAAG GTAGACAAGGCTTCACTGCTTGATGATGCCATTGAATATCTTAAGGCCTTAAAACTTCATTTACAG atTATGACAATGGGAACCGGGCTATGCATGCCTCCAATGATGCTACCTACATCTTCTCCAACCCAGCAATTACAACAACAGTTAATGGGTTTGAGGCCTGGAATTAACATCCCTTGCAACATGGCTCAGTTCAATAGTATTCCACCACTACCTAATGGAGTTGGCATGTTTGGTTTCCCTAACCAATTCTTACCCGTCATTCCGCCAAATCCAATGTCTCATGCACCTttcactactactactactcatcCCATGcttggaaataataataataataaggctaACAATCTTTGTACACAACCGCCACTACTTCAAACAACCAATAATATCTCAGCTCTAAAGTAG
- the LOC112708986 gene encoding phosphomevalonate kinase, peroxisomal-like, with protein MYLMDNDSLAGLLALELKADLLVLLSDVEGLYSGPPSDLKSKLIHTYVKEKHQGEITFGDKSRLGKGGMTVKVNVVVCAAYAGTPLADKLILEKISCPLGVLLVIFESQPDALVQVAAQALHAPEVISDILNGNLDHERTEFSLPPLMTLLLREPGTGGSSTPSMVGAVKKWQKSDPQKSLDTWRKLSEANSQLEIQLNFLSKLAKEQCDAYKSVINSCNKLRSEKWIEQASEPNKEAVIKALLGAKEAMLGIRYHMRLTGEAAGVPVSSFH; from the exons GACAATGACAGTTTGGCAGGTCTATTAGCTCTTGAACTTAAAGCCGACCTCCTCGTTTTATTGAGTGATGTTGAGGGCCTTTATAGTGGTCCTCCAAGTGATCTGAAATCGAAGCTAATTCACACATATGTGAAAGAGAAACATCAAGGAGAAATTACTTTTGGAGATAAGTCAAGATTGGGCAAGGGTGGCATGACTGTTAAAGTTAATGTTGTCGTTTGTGCTGCTTATGCTGGCACCCCG CTAGCTGATAAACTCATCTTGGAGAAAATATCATGTCCATTGGGAGTACTCTTGGTTATATTTGAGTCTCAACCTGATGCCCTTGTTCAG GTTGCAGCACAAGCATTGCATGCACCAGAAGTTATCAGTGACATTCTGAATGGAAACTTGGACCATGAGAGGACTGAGTTCTCTTTACCACCTTTGATGACTCTG TTACTAAGAGAACCAGGAACTGGTGGTTCATCTACGCCATCAATGGTTGGTGCTGTAAAAAAATGGCAAAAGTCTGACCCTCAGAAATCCCTGGACACATGGAGAAAATTGTCAGAGGCGAATTCGCAGTTAGAAATTCAACTGAACTTTTTGAGTAAATTAGCAAAGGAACAATGTGATGCATATAAATCTGTGATTAATAGCTGCAACAAGCTCAGATCAGAAAAG TGGATAGAGCAAGCTTCTGAACCCAACAAGGAAGCAGTTATTAAAGCATTGCTAGGTGCAAAAGAAGCTATGCTTGGGATTAGATATCATATGCGCCTAACGGGTGAGGCTGCAGGTGTTCCTGTAAGTTCCTTTCATTGA